Genomic window (Verrucomicrobiia bacterium):
GAAGTCTTCCTCGGACGGCAATCCCAGCCGGTCGGCATGTGCCGCATCGGACCAGCCGGTCCGCTCGTCGGCCCCGCATTCCGGACACGCCCGGGCCCGGGCCGGGACGTCCGCGCCGCACTGGGGACAGGTCTCGGGCCTCATGAACGCTGGGCAAGGAGGGACTCGACGCGGGCGACATCCGAGGGGACGTCCACGCCCACGCTTTCGTACTCGACCCGGACCACGGCGATCGCGAGGTCATTCTCGAGGGCCCGGAGCTGCTCGAGCCGTTCGGCCGCCTCCAGCGGGGAGACCGGCCAGCGCACC
Coding sequences:
- a CDS encoding zinc-ribbon domain-containing protein, encoding MRPETCPQCGADVPARARACPECGADERTGWSDAAHADRLGLPSEEDFDHEAFVREEFGGERPPGRPWWWWLVAVVLLVALVFWLVL